The Anastrepha ludens isolate Willacy chromosome 2, idAnaLude1.1, whole genome shotgun sequence DNA window ATCACTTGATAAAAGGTTAGCATTGAAGATTGAAGTTTACTGCATGCGACGACAATCGGGATAAGGGACATCCTCGTTGCGCGCAAGAGCACCAAGTTCAAAGGATTTAAGGGTAGATACATCGCAAAAGGATATTATCCGAGGGACATATATCTTTTGCGGTTGCATTATCATACcatcaatataatttataacattaaaaattgAGAAGTTAATAGAGACGACGACGCGCGCAAATCGCAGGCGCAGTCATAGAGTAGGTAGCAGTCGGGGTGCCGTTGAGGATGAGCCTATAGCCGAATGTGGCAATGGCGATAGCGCATTAACCGACGCTGTATTTGCCAGCAACGAAGCAGCTGCTGACGCTGCGATTATTGAGAAGCCAGATGAAGCAGCTTCCGGCAGTAACAGCATGGCACCAGCGCTCAACGAGCCAATGAGCCCCACAGAAAAGCTATCTAACTCGACTGCAAAATTCACACCTTCGACTCGTTCAACAAAAGGTGGCAGTGGCACTGGGTCGACAACACCGTTGCCTATAATCAGCGGCTGTAACAATAGTGAGAACAAGGAGAAAAGACCACGAAGAACTTCAATATCTACTCCGACGCCGTCACCGTCAGCCCCCAATTTAACGCGTGTAACACGGTCCAAAGACGCTTTTCAACGCATATTTGAGCAGGCCGTCTCACCCACCACTTTTGTCTCACAACCACCAATTGCCAAGGAGGATACCAATACATCAACAGCGACGAACAATACTTTGGACATAGGTACCACTACGACAGACGGTGAAGACGAAAGCAACAGCAGAAATACGCATCAGGACGATATAACTAATAATGAGCCAATGGGACTGAGTGTgatattgcaaaacaaaaacgtcAATAGCTGTAATGacacaaattttgttgaaaCTGCTATTTCGGTTGCAGAGACGAGTGAGACAATACGTAAGGACGTCGAAACCAATTTCAACAATAACAATGACACAAGTATAACTTTTAAAAGTAACTCAACGGAGCAGCTCTTGGCCGATTTGACAAACGACATCGAAGAGACCATCACAACTAAAATCTGCATACGTAAGCAGCTGCAGGATGTTACGGGATTGAAAAACGGATCGAACGTATTACCGAATACgacaacagaaacaaaaaatatagccATTCTCAAAACTGGCGGAAGAGAAGCGAGAAAATCAAACTCAGCTTCAAGCCCTCTTATAGCACAAGCTTCACATATAGACAACCTGCAGCATATGGAATCCGGTTCGCAAAGCGgaacaaatgaaaattatattgGGTCAATTGCAAAGCCGCAAGCACAAAAAGTAATTTTACTGGGTGAGAAGAAAAGGCTCAACGATGTCGTTGCGACAGCAACTTGTAACTCAACTTTGGTTTCGGAAACAATTCCAGCTGGTGAGTTACATGTCGAATCGCAAATAGGGAGCGCGAGGATTCAGAAACCTGAAGGGGCAACGCGTTTGCAAATTTTGTCAGTCGACGTCCTGCCACCGATCAGTACCGACTCGACGATGACGGCTTCTGAAGTAGAAGATAATCTTGAAGGTATGAGTATATGCTGAACAAATAAGTAGGGAAAATATACAAATTCGTACATTCCATAAAAAATTAggacatatgtatttttataagtGTGCAGCATACAgtgaggcaaaaaaaaaaaaactctgaaCCAAAGGGGTTTTCTTTGACATacaataaaactattaaaactttaaagttGCAATCAGAAGTAACTGAAAGGCTATTCTATTTCCTTTCaagaaatagaaacaatttcttttaaacttattttaataCGCATCTATTCATTACATTATTCAACTTCTGAAATGTGATGCTATAGCGAGCAGAAGGTTTAGACTCGCGGTCGGATGCCGCCAGGAAAGATGACATAGtacgcttaaggggttatacgcagttatgaagcaaataaaagacgggttgtcaaggatttatcctgaagaaacttcagaatattttaatttgaaaatttttggcggttataaaagcatccttcaagaacgtaacacaattttttatttatgaaaatgttgattatagagcgcgctgcaggcaatttctggaacctcctttaaaaaaagacgatttacggtgtacatcgtaactcaggattggattatctgaaatcaaaaaaccaaacaaattttgttaatatattagattatctagtaattaatcgttcggctaatcaaaatagtgaattttcacaaaatggcagcttttaaaagaaatgatttcgatttttacgttaaaatttggccgtaaattgattataaaatggaaaataagtatcagatttacaaaaggaacgattaattactagaaaatgtatctttaaagattgagttaaagcggttgaccgatcaaacaagccgttttcgagatatcgtgtacaccgacttgaaaaatgccgttttgaaaaaaacacgtttaaagtttcaatacctaccttaaaacgtgccgaggcatctctacatatttaggtataactccgaaagtattgcttagatccgcttcaaatttcgtgcgtatacttttgaatttatgtacattacaaaaatgcaataaaaaaatcgatttttttgaaagtcataactgcgtataaccccttaatgcaaAACCTTCTTAGGTTATTTGAGGTACCTGGTTTTGGATGAGGTTCTGTGATGACTAAAAGGCACAACAAATCGTGAGGTGGAAGTGTAAACTCTTTTTCATTTGtctattcattaaaaaatatacaaaaattattactttttgtgACCACCCTTCGTGGCGTTCAGCACAGTTGCAGTATTGCCATAGAATGTACTAAGTCGTTTGTAAAGTCGCgcaataaatatttccaatatATCCTGAATAGCGTACTTAatctaacttaatttttttttttatttatttgtttattagagTTAAATTGCTCAGACATTAATGTAATGCTAATGCCGATAAGTCTAGACCGAAAAGAAATCGAGAAAGAATTCAACTCAGACAAAGCTCTATTAGTTGGAGATTTAGTATTGTAAAGCGTTTTATAAAAGCCTATACAAAAATACCAAAACCACAAAGGTattaaaattggcaaattaaaatcaattcACCCAAGAAGGGAGAAGTAGTAAATTTTACCCCAAATGATGACgagtggaaattaaaaaaaccaaaagagaTTGTCTATTATTTAACAATAATAAACTAATTAACTGGTAACGAGAATTATAAGACGGAATCGGATCAGAAAAATTGCAGGAGTGCAAAGCAAAACGTATTGATATTTTCTACACTCTCTCCAAtcgatttatatatatgaaaagcGTGATGCGGTCTCCAGATAATAACAGCGTATTCCAATTTAGATCGAACAAATTTACTATTGCATGCAATTTGGTCTCCATatactcccttaatggagtttAGTTCTGGACGTTTTCAACGTTTAAGACAATTTCGTCTATTATTTAATAATCATCTTTTGAATACCTTTTgagatttgtttatttggtttttggtttttgtcaaaacatttaaaaaatatttcaagataTAAAACACTCGCATAAACACAACACGAAAATAATAGCAGATAAAAAATAATGGCGCTtattaaataaatgcatataaagTGTTGCCAGCGAAggaaagacatttttttcttttttttatcatcAAAAGTGGAGTTGCATCATCTTTTTTAAGTTCTTAGCGATATAATGCATTTATTGTTACAtgttaatttgttaaaaatacataaaatgtatgtttatatacttCTGGTTGCAGCCTAAAAGTTTAAATGGCTTTTGAGACAATGCATGTCAAAGACAATACCCTTTGGTGTacgactttttattttttaggtgtgtcaaaaaatgcttcaaaaacagAAGTTAGAGTATGTACCAATCTTTAGAAGGACATAGTTAATATGTTATTGTGTAGCTCTAATGTTGTTCATgaacttgaaattatttttgttgtcttTTTAGAGCGCTTAAGTCAACTTGATGGTTCTGTGATGGCTTCTTCGACCTGCGAAAATATGAATACTGTAATTGCTAGCGGTGGAATTGAAACTATGCCAACAACTCCTCCACGCACTCCTACAAAACAGCAAATACATCAGCAGCAAGTGCAAAATCTGCAGCAGCAATTGCAACAAACCCCACCAACACCATTATCACAGCAAGCACATCATCAACAACAGCATATGCAGCAACAAAACACTTTTACGCCGCAGAGCAGCACCTCATCAGTGAATACAATGAACAGCACGAATTTGCCACCGGCTTTCATGAAAGAAAGTGGAGCTAGTGAGCTGGAGGATCAAGACATAGAAGAAGTGCTGAAAGTGCTTAAAGGTTTCGATGGTAGTGCTGGCGCTGATACGCTATGCGACTTAAATGTACTATTCAACGAGGAGTATACCCTCAATTATGAGGAGGTCAGCAGTCAGCCAGCATCCACATCGGCCAAACCGAACTCTATAAAGGAAATGCAAAACGAAATCGAACGCAATCAACAACATATGCAACATAGAATCGATTTCCTATTGCGGCGTATGCGCAAAATTCAATCTCGTTATATGAGCAAGCATTGCAGCGAAGAGATAGCTGGCCTATTTGAATGGACGGCTCGCATATCCGCTGGTAAAGGTGGCGCAATAAACAGCGCATCTGATCATTTGCATACTGACACAGCAATTAGTGTCATAGCAGCACGTCCACCTGCCAGTAATTGGGCTGAGGAGAAAAATCCGGTGGCTTCAACTCAAATGTCATCAATGTTGCGTCGCTTGGAACAGTCTTCAAATGCACAACAACTTTGTATAGGGCTCGCGAGTAGCACCTTAAGCGCAGCGAATATGCAAGTGCCGCGTAAATCCAAAAAGGCACTTTTGCAAGAAATGCAAAATGCTGCATCAACGTCTACTATGGCAACCTCAATAGCATCACCGGTCGAACGTAAAGGCGAAGTTGTGGTTCCCCATTACGACATAAACGTCAGTGAAGAGATGGCTCAAGTTGCTGGACTATTACAAACTGAGATGCGAGAAGTACAGACGGCTATGGACTCAGATGCGACGGAATCTAGCTCTGGTGGTGAATCTGCAGACGAAATGGTTACATACAATAATCAGATGCAGCAACCACTGGCTATGTAAGTGATATTCGTACATAATGTATATATCTAGTAGCCATTTGTATATAACTAAAgatattgttattgtttctaTATAGTGCCAAACGTGCTGCCTGGCGGTATTCTCGGGATCGAGCAGCGATAGCCGCACGCTGGTCATGGCTGCTTTCACAAATTGCTgatttagaaattaaaatacgGCAACATACTGAACTGCGGCAGGAGATTGTGCGAACCAAGGGTGCAGTGGTGTGTGGTTCAGAGGAGCAGTTTGCAATTGCTCATGGTGGTAATCTCAAATCAATTGAGGTAGCTGCAAACAGTACACCAGTATCATCTGTTAATGGATATAAAGGGAATCTGTTAAGCAGCACTGGTGGCAAACTTGATGCTGAACGTGATGAAACGGGACTTTCAGGAGCGGCGCGTACTCGTGGCTTTATGTCATCGCTTTTCCGCAAACGAAAACTTCTTCAAACGCAAAGTCTTCATACCATTTCAAAAAAGGCTGCGCGACCCAGGTGAGTTTTTGTTACGGTATTATACTCGTTTTAGagtatttgtttttccaaaaaatgattattttttgtttctttatatttatttattttttatttatcatttcagCAACATCAAATGTGGCTGTCAGTGGCCTCTTAATCCATGTGCGTTGTGTACGGGACGAATAGACCCGACGGCACCTCGAGATCCTCCAGATACAATGATGATGGCAGATAGAATATCGCTACTTGATCCCGGTTATCATCCTGTTTTAAGCTTTCGTGAAGGTGAGTGTAATATTTcgtataatatttgtttgtaagATATAAATTGGAATTGAAGTTACAAGGGTTACATCccatttccaccaaaaaattgACTGCAGTTAAGAATGTCTGAAAGTAccttctaaaacatatttttatatgtaaagacGCTTTCACTGAAGAGAATAAATGCTAATTCATTCAAGGAGCTGGCTTGAActggaacaacaaaaaaatgtacatgtatttggtttttgcaATATGGTATTTTGAATGCCAAAATTTCAATCAGAAAGtaaataaagcaacaacaaagaagtATGCCACTTTGACGTTCAAAATaccaaatagcaaaaaaaaatacgaataaattctttgtatatatttgttcaGAAATTGAATTAACGCACTTTGGTGCCGCAAAAATTTCAGTTGAGTGCGATCATGAACTTTAGTTAAGCGTAAACTACAAAATGAGAATTTTCTAATAGTTTCCAGACAGTGATGGCAATAATATAGGGCAATGTCTTACGTATTTCACAACATTGGTGCCACAAAAACGTGGCGAGGTCGAGgtcatgtttttttaatttttttttttaataaagattgCTTAATTGTGCCTTTGGTCCATATGACCATGCATTTCTCGGGGCTCAGTGGGGCCATAACAAAATCTCCttaagaaaacttaataaacTTTACAATTCTTTGATGACAACCGTGAATTATGTTACCAACACCATTTTGACGATGCCTTATAAGTCGTTTTCTGTTCATAGTAATTAGAAAACatcgataacaataattttaaggATAATAGACCATCATTTTTCCCCCATCAAAAAAGCTTCTGTGAAATTTCAGTTTACACTAAGTGTTCTCCTTAGTTGTCTGTTCAAATAGACTAATTGTAAACAATCCGCGTGCAATAATTCCTCTGGCTGCTTGCACTGAAATTGTGacgaaggcaaaaaaaaaaaagactgatTAGTTTAAAGACTGTCGTGCTGATTCAAAAGAGCTATTCTAGTTACTGTATAGTTACCTTAgaaaaaattctgtttattaTTACATAAATAGATgtgctataaaaatatttatttttacaacttttcaTAGACGTCAGCAGCACTTTGCACTTGGAGGCTATTGCCCGTATGCCAGAATGGCAGCAGCGCATTATGCGCTGTCAAGTAAAGAGCATTGCGAAAAGTGTCTGGAAAGCTGAACGCGAAGCTGAACGTGCAGCTGGGCATAATACATCCAAGAAATACAATGAACCGGCCGTCAAACGCCGCTACACGAAGAAAAAGGATCGACTAGCTATGGAAGAAAAGAATGCGGCGGCAGCGGCGGCATCGGGAGCAACAGCGAATCCAACTAATGCGTTACCATCAGCTACAGCTGGCCTTGTTGGAGATTCATCGGTTAATTTAACAGCAGGAACAGTCGGTGGTGGAAGTGGTGGAGCGTCGGCGGATGCATCAGTGGCTAGCGCATATGCAACAGCGATAAAAACATCAACGTCATTGCCGGCGTGCGATGTTGGAAACGGTACTGGCACTTTGTCTACGTCTACTACAACAACGCCACTTGTGGCCAACAGTAAATTATTGTAAACATGAAAAATTCGATAATTGATattaacataaaacaaaaacaattttgcatCTCTTTTTCTTTCCATTTTGTGTTGCAATCTGAACTGATCTGCTCCTTATTCAAACGACTCTACTATATCGATTGCCTCTGAAAAATGCCATTCTGATATTAATCTGCTCTGCTGATCGGATTGATTACGTACTCTGCATTTAAACAACAATTCCTGACGCTTCGAAATGCCGCCTGCCGCCaaacgcaaacaaaaaacaaaaaaacaaatgaattgaattttcGCTCAActtgatgaaaaaataaatgacgtTGAATATCGTCTTTTGCGCCAatcttcatttaatatttttatttacctgAAATGctaaaacattacaaaaaaacaaaacaacaattacGTGACAACATAA harbors:
- the LOC128868707 gene encoding uncharacterized protein LOC128868707 isoform X2, encoding MAPALNEPMSPTEKLSNSTAKFTPSTRSTKGGSGTGSTTPLPIISGCNNSENKEKRPRRTSISTPTPSPSAPNLTRVTRSKDAFQRIFEQAVSPTTFVSQPPIAKEDTNTSTATNNTLDIGTTTTDGEDESNSRNTHQDDITNNEPMGLSVILQNKNVNSCNDTNFVETAISVAETSETIRKDVETNFNNNNDTSITFKSNSTEQLLADLTNDIEETITTKICIRKQLQDVTGLKNGSNVLPNTTTETKNIAILKTGGREARKSNSASSPLIAQASHIDNLQHMESGSQSGTNENYIGSIAKPQAQKVILLGEKKRLNDVVATATCNSTLVSETIPAGELHVESQIGSARIQKPEGATRLQILSVDVLPPISTDSTMTASEVEDNLEERLSQLDGSVMASSTCENMNTVIASGGIETMPTTPPRTPTKQQIHQQQVQNLQQQLQQTPPTPLSQQAHHQQQHMQQQNTFTPQSSTSSVNTMNSTNLPPAFMKESGASELEDQDIEEVLKVLKGFDGSAGADTLCDLNVLFNEEYTLNYEEVSSQPASTSAKPNSIKEMQNEIERNQQHMQHRIDFLLRRMRKIQSRYMSKHCSEEIAGLFEWTARISAGKGGAINSASDHLHTDTAISVIAARPPASNWAEEKNPVASTQMSSMLRRLEQSSNAQQLCIGLASSTLSAANMQVPRKSKKALLQEMQNAASTSTMATSIASPVERKGEVVVPHYDINVSEEMAQVAGLLQTEMREVQTAMDSDATESSSGGESADEMVTYNNQMQQPLAIAKRAAWRYSRDRAAIAARWSWLLSQIADLEIKIRQHTELRQEIVRTKGAVVCGSEEQFAIAHGGNLKSIEVAANSTPVSSVNGYKGNLLSSTGGKLDAERDETGLSGAARTRGFMSSLFRKRKLLQTQSLHTISKKAARPSNIKCGCQWPLNPCALCTGRIDPTAPRDPPDTMMMADRISLLDPGYHPVLSFREDVSSTLHLEAIARMPEWQQRIMRCQVKSIAKSVWKAEREAERAAGHNTSKKYNEPAVKRRYTKKKDRLAMEEKNAAAAAASGATANPTNALPSATAGLVGDSSVNLTAGTVGGGSGGASADASVASAYATAIKTSTSLPACDVGNVSAKNSKKLHHYHLVGDGVLLEPPRSLSPVATNHSSHSQSSQQSGNSNNNYIHQTSDNPSQNYDPYNPSPIHSSLISSNSNGFSGGGVGGGSGSGSGIGNHKHNSKYRKSSGSSGATGFVNNNNTFFYHQNNYLPSHPTGESNDANWDGFATRSRTSSPTHAGAGGGGSSNYHKYERSKNRTSYDIDNIVIPYSVAAATRVEILQYKEIPTPKWRVIVEDRGRASKTSTLDPVVSGITESDGGEGMDIDGSENILEQNKPSAEDAKVEKKIEVIEKITAAAEIITEVSEKLTVNNEKTIEDGADALAKSDLTIAGSIKISEQKNNNVLKQHSDAVTKTENKSITAENSLSVNDPDSDEPLVKKLKTKSIAENEKLSKTAIDAIVEAKTEGVSDATLAIMEIPESEAMATLKMKSQLKRSAAIQEDAATEASESEDITDDAIMLKHERALAEERRKFKTYLKFPWSTRSRANRRIDSRAESSGANTPDPTSPAPQTPSLGGGDQESIPSPLAPSTPLNPLDTISSETGESNHPPASAIGSTPNNTNNNVLIKRLERRRTTSTKKERELERRSSTPDSRELVPPYEPLQFPLTDEAFEGLLKAMPVEFHYLDFDAKYLEDCNNTGGVVSSSKYPRQRTSWRSDGLAVSSRRGKLASATQNCDVTSNRRQRINNNAGARKGVNGGRGRRRGNHASVKINDTLENGVHGADEDEEADDDDVNLMMLLAEEDDDYDYPKHHLAPDDDLFEGGSVSVGGGVNGALNGVTRNRMMDIDDEYEAYLGRRHRDSDADTTDSEPFADDDPNDPEWRGGAEDRGGGGERNRRAVR
- the LOC128868707 gene encoding uncharacterized protein LOC128868707 isoform X4, producing the protein MAPALNEPMSPTEKLSNSTAKFTPSTRSTKGGSGTGSTTPLPIISGCNNSENKEKRPRRTSISTPTPSPSAPNLTRVTRSKDAFQRIFEQAVSPTTFVSQPPIAKEDTNTSTATNNTLDIGTTTTDGEDESNSRNTHQDDITNNEPMGLSVILQNKNVNSCNDTNFVETAISVAETSETIRKDVETNFNNNNDTSITFKSNSTEQLLADLTNDIEETITTKICIRKQLQDVTGLKNGSNVLPNTTTETKNIAILKTGGREARKSNSASSPLIAQASHIDNLQHMESGSQSGTNENYIGSIAKPQAQKVILLGEKKRLNDVVATATCNSTLVSETIPAGELHVESQIGSARIQKPEGATRLQILSVDVLPPISTDSTMTASEVEDNLEERLSQLDGSVMASSTCENMNTVIASGGIETMPTTPPRTPTKQQIHQQQVQNLQQQLQQTPPTPLSQQAHHQQQHMQQQNTFTPQSSTSSVNTMNSTNLPPAFMKESGASELEDQDIEEVLKVLKGFDGSAGADTLCDLNVLFNEEYTLNYEEVSSQPASTSAKPNSIKEMQNEIERNQQHMQHRIDFLLRRMRKIQSRYMSKHCSEEIAGLFEWTARISAGKGGAINSASDHLHTDTAISVIAARPPASNWAEEKNPVASTQMSSMLRRLEQSSNAQQLCIGLASSTLSAANMQVPRKSKKALLQEMQNAASTSTMATSIASPVERKGEVVVPHYDINVSEEMAQVAGLLQTEMREVQTAMDSDATESSSGGESADEMVTYNNQMQQPLAIAKRAAWRYSRDRAAIAARWSWLLSQIADLEIKIRQHTELRQEIVRTKGAVVCGSEEQFAIAHGGNLKSIEVAANSTPVSSVNGYKGNLLSSTGGKLDAERDETGLSGAARTRGFMSSLFRKRKLLQTQSLHTISKKAARPSNIKCGCQWPLNPCALCTGRIDPTAPRDPPDTMMMADRISLLDPGYHPVLSFREDVSSTLHLEAIARMPEWQQRIMRCQVKSIAKSVWKAEREAERAAGHNTSKKYNEPAVKRRYTKKKDRLAMEEKNAAAAAASGATANPTNALPSATAGLVGDSSVNLTAGTVGGGSGGASADASVASAYATAIKTSTSLPACDVGNGTGTLSTSTTTTPLVANSKLL
- the LOC128868707 gene encoding uncharacterized protein LOC128868707 isoform X3 encodes the protein MAPALNEPMSPTEKLSNSTAKFTPSTRSTKGGSGTGSTTPLPIISGCNNSENKEKRPRRTSISTPTPSPSAPNLTRVTRSKDAFQRIFEQAVSPTTFVSQPPIAKEDTNTSTATNNTLDIGTTTTDGEDESNSRNTHQDDITNNEPMGLSVILQNKNVNSCNDTNFVETAISVAETSETIRKDVETNFNNNNDTSITFKSNSTEQLLADLTNDIEETITTKICIRKQLQDVTGLKNGSNVLPNTTTETKNIAILKTGGREARKSNSASSPLIAQASHIDNLQHMESGSQSGTNENYIGSIAKPQAQKVILLGEKKRLNDVVATATCNSTLVSETIPAGELHVESQIGSARIQKPEGATRLQILSVDVLPPISTDSTMTASEVEDNLEERLSQLDGSVMASSTCENMNTVIASGGIETMPTTPPRTPTKQQIHQQQVQNLQQQLQQTPPTPLSQQAHHQQQHMQQQNTFTPQSSTSSVNTMNSTNLPPAFMKESGASELEDQDIEEVLKVLKGFDGSAGADTLCDLNVLFNEEYTLNYEEVSSQPASTSAKPNSIKEMQNEIERNQQHMQHRIDFLLRRMRKIQSRYMSKHCSEEIAGLFEWTARISAGKGGAINSASDHLHTDTAISVIAARPPASNWAEEKNPVASTQMSSMLRRLEQSSNAQQLCIGLASSTLSAANMQVPRKSKKALLQEMQNAASTSTMATSIASPVERKGEVVVPHYDINVSEEMAQVAGLLQTEMREVQTAMDSDATESSSGGESADEMVTYNNQMQQPLAIAKRAAWRYSRDRAAIAARWSWLLSQIADLEIKIRQHTELRQEIVRTKGAVVCGSEEQFAIAHGGNLKSIEVAANSTPVSSVNGYKGNLLSSTGGKLDAERDETGLSGAARTRGFMSSLFRKRKLLQTQSLHTISKKAARPSNIKCGCQWPLNPCALCTGRIDPTAPRDPPDTMMMADRISLLDPGYHPVLSFREDVSSTLHLEAIARMPEWQQRIMRCQVKSIAKSVWKAEREAERAAGHNTSKKYNEPAVKRRYTKKKDRLAMEEKNAAAAAASGATANPTNALPSATAGLVGDSSVNLTAGTVGGGSGGASADASVASAYATAIKTSTSLPACDVGNGTGTLSTSTTTTPLVANSKLFIGKKFKKVAPLSSSGRRCAARTTTIFIAGGHKSQQSQSKQPAKWQQQQQLHSSNKRQSLAKLRSIQSQPNTFIIDLQQQ
- the LOC128868707 gene encoding uncharacterized protein LOC128868707 isoform X1; translated protein: MAPALNEPMSPTEKLSNSTAKFTPSTRSTKGGSGTGSTTPLPIISGCNNSENKEKRPRRTSISTPTPSPSAPNLTRVTRSKDAFQRIFEQAVSPTTFVSQPPIAKEDTNTSTATNNTLDIGTTTTDGEDESNSRNTHQDDITNNEPMGLSVILQNKNVNSCNDTNFVETAISVAETSETIRKDVETNFNNNNDTSITFKSNSTEQLLADLTNDIEETITTKICIRKQLQDVTGLKNGSNVLPNTTTETKNIAILKTGGREARKSNSASSPLIAQASHIDNLQHMESGSQSGTNENYIGSIAKPQAQKVILLGEKKRLNDVVATATCNSTLVSETIPAGELHVESQIGSARIQKPEGATRLQILSVDVLPPISTDSTMTASEVEDNLEERLSQLDGSVMASSTCENMNTVIASGGIETMPTTPPRTPTKQQIHQQQVQNLQQQLQQTPPTPLSQQAHHQQQHMQQQNTFTPQSSTSSVNTMNSTNLPPAFMKESGASELEDQDIEEVLKVLKGFDGSAGADTLCDLNVLFNEEYTLNYEEVSSQPASTSAKPNSIKEMQNEIERNQQHMQHRIDFLLRRMRKIQSRYMSKHCSEEIAGLFEWTARISAGKGGAINSASDHLHTDTAISVIAARPPASNWAEEKNPVASTQMSSMLRRLEQSSNAQQLCIGLASSTLSAANMQVPRKSKKALLQEMQNAASTSTMATSIASPVERKGEVVVPHYDINVSEEMAQVAGLLQTEMREVQTAMDSDATESSSGGESADEMVTYNNQMQQPLAIAKRAAWRYSRDRAAIAARWSWLLSQIADLEIKIRQHTELRQEIVRTKGAVVCGSEEQFAIAHGGNLKSIEVAANSTPVSSVNGYKGNLLSSTGGKLDAERDETGLSGAARTRGFMSSLFRKRKLLQTQSLHTISKKAARPSNIKCGCQWPLNPCALCTGRIDPTAPRDPPDTMMMADRISLLDPGYHPVLSFREDVSSTLHLEAIARMPEWQQRIMRCQVKSIAKSVWKAEREAERAAGHNTSKKYNEPAVKRRYTKKKDRLAMEEKNAAAAAASGATANPTNALPSATAGLVGDSSVNLTAGTVGGGSGGASADASVASAYATAIKTSTSLPACDVGNGTGTLSTSTTTTPLVANISAKNSKKLHHYHLVGDGVLLEPPRSLSPVATNHSSHSQSSQQSGNSNNNYIHQTSDNPSQNYDPYNPSPIHSSLISSNSNGFSGGGVGGGSGSGSGIGNHKHNSKYRKSSGSSGATGFVNNNNTFFYHQNNYLPSHPTGESNDANWDGFATRSRTSSPTHAGAGGGGSSNYHKYERSKNRTSYDIDNIVIPYSVAAATRVEILQYKEIPTPKWRVIVEDRGRASKTSTLDPVVSGITESDGGEGMDIDGSENILEQNKPSAEDAKVEKKIEVIEKITAAAEIITEVSEKLTVNNEKTIEDGADALAKSDLTIAGSIKISEQKNNNVLKQHSDAVTKTENKSITAENSLSVNDPDSDEPLVKKLKTKSIAENEKLSKTAIDAIVEAKTEGVSDATLAIMEIPESEAMATLKMKSQLKRSAAIQEDAATEASESEDITDDAIMLKHERALAEERRKFKTYLKFPWSTRSRANRRIDSRAESSGANTPDPTSPAPQTPSLGGGDQESIPSPLAPSTPLNPLDTISSETGESNHPPASAIGSTPNNTNNNVLIKRLERRRTTSTKKERELERRSSTPDSRELVPPYEPLQFPLTDEAFEGLLKAMPVEFHYLDFDAKYLEDCNNTGGVVSSSKYPRQRTSWRSDGLAVSSRRGKLASATQNCDVTSNRRQRINNNAGARKGVNGGRGRRRGNHASVKINDTLENGVHGADEDEEADDDDVNLMMLLAEEDDDYDYPKHHLAPDDDLFEGGSVSVGGGVNGALNGVTRNRMMDIDDEYEAYLGRRHRDSDADTTDSEPFADDDPNDPEWRGGAEDRGGGGERNRRAVR